The Actinomyces faecalis genome includes the window CACCGTAGGTACGCAGGATCCGGACGAGCTCTCCTGGCTCGGCGGTGTCCAGGAGCTCCTGGGCGGTCATCCCCTGCGACTGGTCCATCCGCATGTCCAGCGGGGCCGGACGGGCGTAGGAGAAGCCGCGCTCGACGTCGTCGAGCTGGAGGGAGGACACGCCCAGGTCCATCAGGACCGCGTCGACGGTGGCGTCCCCGTAGGGGGAGAAGTGCCGGGCGACGTCATCGACCTCGTCGTAGGTGGCGCGTACGGCCTGGAAACGGGAACCGAAGCCCTCCAGGCGGGCGCTGGCCAGCTCGATGGCCTGGGGGTCGCGGTCGATACCGACGACCGTCAGCGTCGGGAAGCGCCGCAGCGCGCCCTCGGTGTGGCCCCCCATGCCGAGTGTGCAGTCGATCATGACCGCAGGACCCTGGGCACCCTCGATCGCCGGCGCCAGCAGGTCCAGGCAGCGTTGGAGGAGTACCGGGGTGTGACGGGAGGCCGCCTGGACGGCGAGGTCCGTCGTCGGCTCGGCGTCCCGGGCGGCGTCGGCCGGTCCCGGCTGCGGCGCAGTGGGCACGTGCTCCTCCTCTCTGGTGGTTGGTCATGACGTCAGGGGCTGAGAGCCTCGGGGCCCGGCCGTCCTGCCAGGACTCCACCCGCTCTTCCGGCGCCGGGGAAGTGGCGTCGGACGACTTCGGGTAGAGACCTCACGAGACGGCCCGTGGGCGAACGAGGGTCCTCAGCGGTATGCAGTTGTGGTTCTCCGTGCTCCACGGCCCGGTCGGGGTCGGGCTAGAAGAAGCCGGGGATGATCTCCTCGGCGGTGTCCGCGAAGACCTGCTCCTGGGCAGCCAGATAGGTCTGCCACGCCTGGGCGTCCCAGATCTCCACACGCGCTCCAGCCCCGATGACCGCCAGGTCCTTGGACAGGCCCGCGTAGGCACGCAGCGGCGCAGGAAGCGTGATGCGCCCCTGCTTGTCGGGGATCTGGGAGTCGGCGCCCGAGAGCATGACGCGGACGTAGTCGCGTGCCTGCTTCTGCGCGAGGGGGGCCTCTCGCAGCTGGGCGTACATGCGCTCGAACTCGGCGGTGGTGAAGGCGTAGAGACAGTGCTCCTGACCGCGGGTCAGCACCACTCCCCCAGCCAGCTCCTCACGGAACTTGGCCGGGAGGATGAGCCGGCCCTTGTCGTCGAGGCGAGGGGCGTGCGTACCCAGGAACACCAGGACCACTCCTTCCCCTCGACGACCCAGTGCGCCCCACAGTACTCCACTTTGCTCCCCTTTCACCCACATTGAGGATGCGATGCGACCAAACAGTGACCTGGAGGCACAGATATCCAGGGAAAGACACGGTGGAGCACAGTGGAGGGACCGTGGCACGCACAGGCCACCGGCGCGTCGTCCTGGCGGCCGCGTGTGCCCCTCCTCACCCCGATCAGGGCGCACCGGCGCTCACAGCAGGCCCGGCAGGGGCGCGCACGGCTGAGGTGGAGGGAAGTGGGGGACGCATGGGGCGGGGACCAGGGGACACTGGGAACAGGAGCACAAGGAAGAGGCGGGAGACCGGCAGCGGCAACCTCACCACGCCTTTGGCGGCGTGTATCCACCTGGTCGGGGCGTGCTCCCGCGTCGTCGGGGCGTGCGTCCACCCGGTCGAGGCGTGTATCCACCCCGTCGAGGCGTGCGTCCACCCGGTCGAGGCGTGCGTCCACCCGGTCGAGGCGTGCGTCCACCCCGTTGGGGCGTGTGCTCAGGATGACGGCGTGCCTAGAGACGTTCCCAGGCACGCCGTCATGTTCCATGCACGCCTCCGCCCACACAGAGCACGCCGTCATGTTCCATGCACGCCTCCACCCACACAGAGCACGCCGCCAAGCCCCGTATGCACGCCGCCACCAAAGAGGACAGGCCCTGTCCCCGTTGACAGGGGCAGGACCTGTGGTGACAGCCGCTAGGACGGGTCAGTCTCAGCGCTCGTTGTCGCGCCGGCGCTCCCAGCGCTCGGACTGACGGTCCATGAAGGAGGCGCGGCGAGCCGGACGGCTGGTACCGGCAGAGCGAGTCGCACCTCGGCCTGCTCGCAGGCTCTCGGTACGGGTCAGCATGAGCGTCACGCCCCACACCGCGAGCGCGAAGCCAGCCACCCCGATGAGGATCGAGACGATCCCGTGCCCGACCGCGACACCGACGATGACCACCGTCAGCCCCAGCAGGACCAGGGCGACACCAGCGCCGACATGACGAGGAGACAGGCGGCCAGGCTGCCTGTCACCCTGCCGCATCGAGCTCACCAGCGTGGGGTCGTCCTCGTGGAGCTGTTCCTCGAGGTCGCGCAGCACCTGCTGCTCGCGCTCTGTCAGTGCCATGGCTCCCCTCGCTTCCGTGACGTCGCAGTAGTGTGGCCTCGCCCTGACAGCCGCCCCGCCCTGACAAGGTCGGCGCTGACCACGCGGGTCGGACCCGTTGAGGACCAGGATAGGCGCCAGTCCTGGCGGAACGGAAACCGGACCCCACCTCCTGGGCACCTCGCTGCTCAGGACCGGTGCCGGCTCCGAGGCTCCTCGGGACCGGGTGGCTGCGTGCGGCTGCGCGTCTGGGACCTGCCCGGCAGCAGACTCGCCGGCCCCACGACCGCCGCGCCCCACCGACGCCTGACCGCGTCCGCCGCCCTCTCAGAGGCGCCACGCCGCGGGTCCTCGTCCAGGGCCAGCTGGACGCCGTCGTCGCCGCGCACGAGCCCTTCGCAGCGTACCCCGAGCAGCCGGTACCCGCCGGGCGGGACCGGTAGACCAGCGAAGAGGGACTCGACGACGGCGAAGACGTCCCTGGCCAGGTCCGTCGGCGCGCTCAGGGTCCGCGAGCGCGTCAGGGTCGTGAAGTCCGCTCCCCGGGCCTTGAGCACCACGACACGGGCCCGGGTCCCGCTGTCCCTCAGCCGCTCGGCGCACTGGTGGGACTGGTCGAGCAGGACACGACGGGCGTCCTCGCGGCTGGTCAGGGTGTCGAAGAAGGTCGACTCCGTCCCGACCGACTTCTCCTCACGCCCCACCGTCACCGGGCGCGGGTCGATCCCGTGAGCCAGGTCCCACAGGTGGCGGCCGGCCGCGGTCCCCAGGATCCTCTCCAGACGGCGCACGTCGGTCGCCGCCAGGGTACGCACGTCGGTGATGCCCCACCGGGCCAGCGCCTGGGCGCTCTTGTCCCCCACACCCCACATGGCCCCCACCGGCAGCACGTCGAGGAAGTCCTGGGTGGCCCCTGCCGGCACCAGCAGCAGACCGTCCGGCTTGGCGTGGGAGGAGGCAAGCTTGGCCACGAACTTGGTCGCCGCGATGCCGACGGACGCCGGCAGCCCCAGCTGGCTTCGTACCTGGGAGCGGATCCAGCGACCGATGACCACCGGCGAGCCCATGCGGCGCCTGGCGCCTGAGACGTCGAGAAAGGCCTCGTCCACGCTGACCTTCTCCAGGACCGGCGTGACCTGCTCCAGGATGCTCATGACCTGGCGGGACACGCGCGAGTAGTGGGCGTGACGTACCGGGAGCACCACGGCCTGCGGGCAGCGGCGCAGCGCCTGGCTCATCGACATCGCCGAGCTCACGCCGTAGGCACGGGCCTCGTAGGAGGCGGCCGAGACCACACCACGTCCGTCCGTACCTCCCACGACGACGGGACAGCCCACCAGCTCAGGGTGCTCCAGGAGCTCGACCGAGGCGTAGAAGGCGTCCATGTCCACGTGAAGGATCGGTGTGGCGGAGTCGTCCTCGCCCCAGGAACGGCGCGCTGCCTCGTTCCTCGGTGCTCGACTCATGCCTCCAGGCTAACGTGCGCCTGTGACACCACGACGCCGTTCCAGGGCCTCCTCCGCCACCACCCGTTCCCGCCAGGCCCCCAGCCTGGAGGACCTGCCCACCGGGCCGGTGACCACCAGCCTGTCCGTCGCCCGCCTGGAGCGGAGGGAGAGCGGGGTGCTTCTCCTCCTGGACGACACGGAGTCCTCGTGGATCGACCTGCGCGACCCGGCCCACCTCGACTTTGAGTACCAGCAGCAGATGAACGCCGTGCTGAAGGTGCTGATGCCTGAGCCCCGCCCTGTGCGGGCCGCGCACCTCGGCGGTGCCGGCTGCGCGCTGGCTCGGGCCTGGGAGGCGCGCCGTCCCGGCTCCACCCAGCTCGCTGTCGAGATCGACGCCGTGCTGGCCGAGCGCGTACGCCGGTGGTTCGACCTTCCGCGGGCCCCGCGCCTGCGTATCCGGGTGGGGGACGCGGCCGAGGTCGCCCCGAGCCTGCGGCCGGGCGAGTGGGACGCCGTCGTGCGCGACGTCTTCGCCCGCGGCTCGGTGCCCTCAGGGTGCCAGGCCGTCCAGTTCCACGCCGCCTGCCTGCAGGCGCTGGCGCCGGGAGGGGTGTACCTGGCCAACCTCCCCTCGCTGCCCCGGCAGGAGGCCGGGGCCGACCTTGCGGCAATCCGTGAGGTCTTCCCTGCCGTCATGGTGGTGGCCGACCCGGCCCACGCACGGGGCAAGCGGCGCGGCAACCTCGTTGCCCTGGCCCGGCGTGAACCGTGGAGCGCAGGCGAGCGCGATGAGATCGAGCGCGCCGTGCGTCGTCTGCCCCTGCCGGTGCGGACCTGGCTGCCCCAGGACCCGGCGCTGCCGCGAACCTGAGATGGACGACGGCGGGGCGAGCCCTGAGGAGGTGGGGAGGCCAGCCGCTCAGAAGCTGGTCTGCCAGCGTCCTGAGCGCAGGTGGCGGCGCGTGGCACGGCGCGAGACCAGCAGCCCGGCCATCCCCACCAGCCACACCGCGGCCGTGGTGGCGACAGCCAGGCGGAAGTCCTCGGCCGAGCGGTTTCCCCCGGTCAGGTCCAGCACGACGCCCACCAGCTCGACGGCGAGGATCGTGGCCGTGAAGCCGCCGGTGTTGACCAGGCCCGTACAGGTTCCCCACCGGCTCGGCGCGTTGAGTGAGCGGGCGACGTCGAAGCCGATACCGGAGTAGGGCGCCGTCACCCCCAGCACCACGGCAGCCAGGAAGGCGGCCAGGACCGCCTGGGGCAGGAGCAGACCGGCTATCCAGGCCCCCACCGACACCAGTGCCGAGACGATGACGACGGTCGAGCGGTGGGCGGGCAGGCGTGAGGAGAGAATCCCGGCGCTCATCCCACCTACCACCCCGGCCGCGGTGTTGGCCGTCAGGGCCGCGGAGGCCGTAGACGCCGATACTCCCAGGCCCTGGGTCATCCAGGACACGCCCCACATCAGGGTCAGCACCGCAGCCGGGAACATGCCGATCCAGTGGCAGAAGAAGCCCAGCCAGGTACCGGGGTGGCGCATGACCACAGCCATCGTGGTCCCTGTCCTCTCACGCCGCCCCACCTGGGCCCCTGCCTGTGTCCCTGGTGGCACGTCGCGGATGAGAGCGAGGCCGGTCATCGCCACCGCCATCGAGATCCCCGACATCGTGGCGAAGGTCGTGGTCCAGCCGCGGGCGTGGAGAAGGGCGAGGAAGGGGACGGCGGAGACGACCTGCCCCAGCTGTCCGAAGACCGAGACCAGCTGACTCATCAGGGGCACGGTCCCCAGCGGGAACCAGGTGGGAAGCAGGCGCAGGGTGCTGATGAAGGCCGTCGCGTCGCCTGCCCCGACCAGGACACGGGCCGCCACCGCTGCCGGCACCGAGGTGGCCGTAGCCATGAGGAGCTGGCCGCAGGCCACGACCAGGCCGCCGGTCACGAGCACGCGGCGTGAGCCGAAACGGTCCAGCAGGAGCCCCACGGGGACCTGGGCCAGGGCGTAGACCGCCAGCTGCAGCACGACGAAGGTCGCCAGCATGCTGGCTCCTCCTGGAAAACGCTCACTGGCCTGAGGGACCGCTACCGCGAAGGAGGTGCGGGCGGCCACGGCCAGGACGTAGATGACGGCCGCGGGCGCCAGGACGAGCCATGCGCGCACGCCTCCCAGGGGCGGGGAGGCGTGCGCAGGCTCCGAGGCGGCGTCGGTCACGGTAGGGGTTGGTCCCGGCCGTCGTGAGGACGTGGCTCCACCCCCGTCGAGCCCGGGTACTGCAGGCCAGGATCCGTGCCGTTGGCCTCCAGGAAGGCCTCCAGACGGGCGCCGATCTCGTCGGCGGTCGGTACGTCAAGCATGCGGGAGACCCCCTCCACGTCAGCCTTGACCGGCGCGACGGCGTCGTACTGGGCCTCCAGGGCCGAGACCACGGCAGCCACCTCCGGCTGCCCTGCGGCCTCGGTGTCGATCTCCGCACGGTTGACGGCAGCGGCTGCCTCCAGGTCACCCAGCGGCAGGGCCAGCCCCGTGGTCTCCGCCACCCCAGCCAGCAGCGCCGCGGCGCCGGCCGGGTAGTCGTCCCGCGCCACGTAGTGCGGGATACCGGCGGTCAGGCCCCGAGAGCTCAGCCCGGCCTCTCCCAGCCGAAGCTCCAGCAGCCCGCTCATGGACCCGGGGAACTCAGCGTGTCCGAAGAAGTCGGGCTGCTCGGGAAGCTCCTCCGGGCGGTTGCCGTGGTGATGGACGTAGACCGGACGGGTGTGGGGCACCGCCAGCGGCATGCCGGTCATGGACACCGCCTGGCTCACCCCCATGGTGAGCGCCAGGTGGGTGACCGCCCCGACGAGCTCCTCCCACCGGTAGTCCGGCTCGCTGCCGTGCAGCAGCAGCAGGTCCTCACCCTCGTCGTCCTGGAGCAGGTCGAGGACCAGCTCGGGCATCTGGACCGAGGTGTAGGTGTGGGAGCTGAAGGTCATCATGGGGCGGCGCGCCCGGTAGTCCATGAGGGCGTCAGTGTCGAAGGTCGCCAGGCGCTGCCACGGGAGCGTCATGAGCAGCTGCTCGACGGCGAGCTCACCGGCGTGGCCGGCGTCCATCGCCCCGTCCAGGTGGTACAGAAGGACCCTGGGTGCCACAGGCTCCCCCGTGGGGCGCTCAAAGCTGTAGAGCGGCATGGGCATCCTCCTTTCGTGCCGAGCAGTGCAACGCACCTCGTGGTGACCATGTTCCCACGTGCTGTTCGCCGTCGGCGTCTTCCGCACGGTCCGGTCAGGAGAATAATGGACCGGCCTGCCCACGCACCTTCCTGGTGCCGCCGGCAGCCTCACGACCTGCCCCGTCGAACAGACAGCGAGACAGATGCCTGCGTCATCATCGTCACCGTCCTGCGACCCGTCCCAGGCCCAGCAGCCGGTCTCGGCCCGCGAGCGCGAGATCAGCGCCGAGCAGCGCGTGGTCGACCTGGCCTACGGTGAGCTGGACCGTCAGCTGGAGGCCGCACGCCGGTCCCTGGCCGCCACCGAGGCGCAGGGGGTGTCCGGCACCCACCAGTCACGTGGTGAGCGGGACGCCTACGCCGTGCACTACTCCAGCCTCATCACCTCGCTGGAGGGCGTGGAGGACCGCCTGGTCTTCGGACGCATGGACCTGGCTGCTGACGCCGTCGACGCCGCCAGCGCCAGCCCGGTCACCCACGGCGGCCGGCGCCACTACGTCGGACGTACCGGCCTGCAGGACGAACGGCACCGCGAGGTCGTGCTGGACTGGCGAGCCCCGCTGGCCCGTGCCTTCTACCAGGCCACCGCGTCCAGGCCGATGGGGCTGGTGCGCCGCAGGCACATCAACACCCGTGCCCGTCGCGTGGTCGGCCTGGAGGACGAGGTCATCGACGTCGCCTCCCTGGACCGCGACGGCGCTGGCTCAGGCGACGACGGCACCCCGGCTCGCGTGGCCGCTGAGGGCCTGCAGGGAGAGGGCGCGCTCATCGCGGCGATGAGCGCCGCCCGTGACGGGCGTATGGGCGACATCGTGGCCACGATCCAGGCCGAGCAGGACCGCGTCGTCACCTCTGACGGCAGGGGCGTCCTGGTGGTCCAGGGAGGCCCGGGCACCGGCAAGACCGCGGTCGCCCTGCACCGGGTGGCCTACCTGTTCTACTCCGAGCGCGAGCGGCTGGAGCGCTCCGGCGTTCTCCTGGTCGGCCCCTCACGCACCTTCCTGCGCTACGTGGAGCAGGTCCTGCCCTCGCTCGGTGAGACCGGAGTGGTGTCCACCACCATCGGCGACCTCGTGCCGGGCCTGCACGCCCGTGGCACCGACTCACCGGCCGTCCACGAGCTCAAGGGACGGCAGCTGTGGGCTGAGGTGCTGCGCCGGGCGGTACGCAGCCTGCAGCGCGTGCCCGGCTCCCCTCGCGAGATCATGGTCCAGGGCACGCGGCTGCTCCTGGAGCCGGCGGACGTGCGTGAGGCCATGAGCCGGGCGCGACGCTCAGGCAAGCCGCACAACCTGGCGCGCGAGACCTTCGTGCTGTGGCTCCTGGAGCGCCTGACCGACCAGTACGCCGCCGCTACCCGGCAGGACGCCTCCGACCCTGAGACCCGGGCGTGGATCCGCGAGGACGTACGCACCGCCCGCGACGCCCGCAGGGAGATCAACCTGTGCTGGATGCCGACGACGCCCACAGGTCTGCTGGAGCGCCTGTGGTCGCGTCCGGCGCTGCTGGAGCAGGTGGCCCCCGAGCTCAGCCCGGCTGAGCGGGAGAGCCTGTGGCGCGAGCCCGGCTCCCCCCTGACCCCGGCGGACGTCCCGCTGGTCGACGAGCTCGCCGAGCTGCTGGGTCCCAGCGAGGACGCCCAGGCCCGTCAGGCCAGGCTGGAGGCCCGCCGGCGTGCCGAGCTGGTCGACTACGCCGCCCGCGCCATCGAGTCCCAGGACCTGGGCGGCGGCATGGTCAGCGCCGAGATGCTGGCTGACCGGATGGCGGACTCCGGCCCGTCCCTGACACTGGCCGAGAGGGCGCGGGCCGACCGCGGCTGGACCTACGGGCACGTCGTGGTCGACGAGGCCCAGGAGCTGGGCGACATGGCCTGGCGGGCGCTGGCACGCCGTTGCCCGGTACGGTCCTTCACGGTGGTCGGGGACCTCGCTCAGTACTCCGGGCCGCACGCGCCCTCCTCCTGGGCCGAGGTCCTTCAGGTGCTGGGGACCTCTCACGTCCCGGCACGCCGCGGCGGGCGGACGGCGAGCAGGTCCGCGTCCACGCCGCTGCGCGAGGAGGTGCTCACCGTGTGCTACCGCACCCCGGCCACGATCATGGACGCGGCTGACGCCGTGACCAGCGCGCTGGGCCATCCACCGGTCTACCCGGTGAGCTCGGTCCGCGACCTGCCCGGGTGCCTGGCTGCCGAGGAGTTGTCGACCTCACCGGCCGCGGCAGACTCCCAGGCCTGGGCCGCGCACCTTCGTCAGGTGGTGGCCCAGGAGCTGACCGCCCTCGACGAGGCCGTCGGTCCCCAGGGCGGGCGCGTGGCCGTCATCGCCCCTGACGCGCCGGCCGTGGCCGCCTGGCTCGGCCAGGACGCCACGCTGGCGGAGGCGATGACGGCTCCGGGCGGGGACGTGCTGCGAGCCAGGCTCGCGGTGATGGGACCGGTGCTGTCCAAGGGGCTGGAGTTCGACGTCGTCGTCCTGGTGGACCCCTCCGAGATCGGGCGCAGGAGCGCCGGGGACCTGTACGTGGCCATGACCCGGCCCACGCGCCGGCTGCGCGTGGTCTCGCGGACCGCGCTGCCGCAGGGCCTGTCCGCGGAGCATCCGGGCGAGCCAGGTCACACTCTCCTAGGATGAGGGTGAGGCCACACCCGCGTCGCCCCTCACCCCCTCACAAGGTTACGCAACCGTAGGTTACGGTTACGTAGGCAGCGGATCAGCCCCGCCCGCCTCGCGCCCCAGGGAAGGAACCTCGGATGAGCGACACCTCGCGCCGCTACCTGCGGCCTCACTACGCCCCCGGCGTACCTGCCACCATCGCTCCTGTCACCGAGCCGCTCTCGCGCATGCTCGACGACGCCACGCGCCGCTTCCCCGACCACGTCGCCCTGGACTTCCTGGGGGCCACGACCACCTACGCCCAGCTCTCTCGCCAGGTCGCCCAGGCTGCTGAGACCCTGCGCAGGGCCGGGGTGGGACGCGGCGACGTCGTCGGCCTCATCCTTCCCAACTGCCCTCAGCACGTCGTGCTCGCCTATGCCGCCTGGCGCATCGGCGCCATCGTGGCCGAGCACAACCCTCTGGCCCCTGCCGCCCAGGTCCGTGAGCAGATCAGCATCCACCACGGCAAGGTCATCATCGCCTGGGAGAAGACGCTGGCACGCCTGGTCCAGGCCTCCGGGTCGCTGCGCGCCGCTGGGCTGGCCGACCTCCAGGTCTACTCCGTGGACCTTTCTCGCGGCCTGCCGTGGACCAGCCGCCTGGCCCTGCGCCTGCCGGTGGCCGCCGCCCGCGCCCAGCGCTCAGAGCTGCGCGGCAAGGTCCCGGCTGGCGTGCGCTCGTGGGACGACGCCGTCGCCGCCTCCACCCCGCTTCCGGCCGGGCACCCCCTGCCGGACGTCGACGAGACCGCCGTCCTGCTCTACACCGGCGGTACGACCGGCAGCCCCAAGGCCGTGCGACTGACCCACACCAACCTGCGCTCCAACGCCGAGATGAGCCTGGCCTGGGCCTCCCAGACCTGCGAGACGGGCCAGGAGACCTTCTACGCGGTCCTGCCCTTCTTCCACGCCTTCGGGCTCAGCCTGTCCCTGCTGTGCGCCGTGGGTCTGGCGGCCACCCAGGTGGTCCTGCCCAAGTTCAGCGCTGACATGGTGCTCACCGCCTGGAAGCGCCGCCCGGCCACCTTCTTCCCGGGCGTGCCGGTCATGTTCGACCGTATCGTCTCGCGCGCCAGTGCCACCGGCGCGGACCTGTCGAGCTGCAAGATCGCCGTGTGCGGAGCGGCCGCCAACCCCAAGGCCATCGCCCAGGCCTGGGAGGAGGCCACCGGCGGCACCATCATCGAGGGCTACGGCATGACCGAGGCCTCCCCCATCATCCTGGGCAACCCCATCTCCCCTGAGCGCCGTGCCGGGGCGCTGGGCGTGCCCTTCCCCTCCACCGACGTGCGACTGGTCGACCCCGAGGATACGGACACCGACGTCGAGCCCGGGCAGGTCGGTGAGCTACTGGCGCGCGGCCCCCAGGTCTTTGCCGGCTACTGGGAGAACCCTGAGGAGACCGAGGCCGTCCTGCTGCCCGGGGGCTGGCTGCGCACCGGGGACCTGGTTCGCCAGGAGGACGACGGCTTCTACGTCATCGCCGACCGGCGCAAGGAGCTCATCATCTCCGGGGGCTTCAACATCTACCCCACCGAGGTCGAGGCAGCCGTACGCTCGATGCCCCAGGTCGAGGAGGTCGCCGTCGTCGGCCTGCCCGGAGGCGAGAGGGACGCTGGTAACGAGCGCGTCGTGGCCGCGATCCTGCCCAAGGAGGGCCAGACGGTCACCCTGGAGCAGGTGCGTGCGTGGGCCGAGCAGACCCTGTCCCACTACGCGCTGCCCCGCCAGATCGCGATCCTGAGCGAGATGCCCCGGTCCCAGATCGGCAAGGTCCTGCGCCGGGTCGTGCGCGAGGAGCTGCTGGCCGCCAGAGAGGCCGCCAGCGGGGCGGCCGACGCCGTCGCCTCGGCCTCCGTCAGCGCGGCCGCTTCCCTGGTCGAGCGTCTAGGTGAGGCCCAGGGTGCCCAGTCCAGGAGCACCCACGTCTCCTCGGCCGCCCAGGCCCACCAGAGCGAGGAGGGCGACCGGTGAGCACTGCAGCTCAGCACACCAGCGTCGGCGCGTCCTGGGACGCCGCACGCTTCCACCGCCCGGGCTACCAGCCAGGCATCCCCGCAACCATTGAGGTCCCCGACTCCCACCTGTCCGAGCTGCTAGAGACCGCCGCCCGCTTCTACCCCGATCGCGTCGCCATCGACTTCCTGGGCTGGACCACCACCTACCGCGAGCTGCTGGAGACCTCCGAGCGGGCCGCCCAGGTCCTGGCTGACGCCGGGGTGCGTGCAGGCGACCGGGTCGCCCTCATCATGCCCAACTGCCCCCAGCACGTCGCTGCCGTCTACGGCGCCCTGCGCCTGGGGGCGATCGTGGCGGAGCACAACCCGCTGGCCCCGGCAGAGCAGGTGCGCGCCCAGCTCGACCACCACGGCGCCCGCGTCGTCGTCGCCTGGGAGAAGGCCGTCGGCCTCGTCACGGACCCCGCTGCCGAGCGCGATCCCTCCGTCGACCCCCTGGGCGGCAGGACCGTCTTTGCTGTGGATCTGTCCCGTACCCTGCCTGCGCACCTGCGCGCCGCCCTGCACCTGCCGGTGGCCAAGGCTCGCCAGACCCGCGCCTCGATGAAGGCAGATCGTCTGCCCGCCGGAGTCCGCTCGTGGGACGTCGAGGTCGCCCGCAGCGGGCGTCTGCCCTCCTCATGGCCCTACCCGGTCGGCAGCGACGTCGCCGTCCTGCTGCACACCGGAGGGACCACGGGCACGCCCAAGGCCGCCATGCTCACCCACACCAACCTGCGGGCCAATGTCAACCAGGCCATGGCCTGGGTACCGATGCTGCACGAGGGTGGGGAGAGCTTCCTGACCCTCCTGCCCTTCTTCCACGCCTTCGGGCTCACCTTCAACCTCTTCTGCGCCGTCCAGAAGGCCGCCACCCAGGTGATGATGCCCAAGTTCGACGTCAAGGAGGTCCTAGCGGCGAACAAGCGCCGTGCCCTGACCTTCTTCGTGGGTGTGCCGGTCATGTTCGAACGCATCCTGCGCGCGGCGCAGAAGGCCGGAGCGGACCTGACGAGTCTGCGCTACGGGGTGTGTGGCGCGGCGCCGATGCCCGCCGAGGTTGGTGCGCAGTGGGAGGAGCTCACCGGCGGGTACTTCGTCGAGGGCTACGGCATGACCGAGACCAGCCCCATCATCGCCGGCACCCCCATGGGGCCTACCCGGCGCCTGGGGTCCCTGGGGCTGCCCTTCGCCTCGACCGACGTGCGTGTGGTGGACCCTGACGCCCCGGTCATCGACCCAGAGGTTGAGGTTCCCGATGGTCAGAGCGGTGAGCTTCTCGTGCGCGGCCCCCAGGTCTTCGCCGGCTACTGGCAGGACCCGGAGGCTACCGAGGCGGCGTTGCTTCCTGGCGGCTGGCTGCGCACCGGGGACATGGTGCGCCGTGAGGAGTCCTTCCTGTGGATGGCTGACCGACGCCGCGAGCTCATTCTCTCCGGCGGCTTCAACGTCTACCCCTCCCAGGTCGAGGCGGTGCTGCGACAGGTTCCGGGTGTTGCGGACGTGGCCGTGGTCGGCACGGACAACGGCTCGGCCAGTGAGACCATCGCAGCCGCCGTCGTGCTGGACAAGGACGCCTCAGGCCAGCCCACCGCTGAGGGCCGGGCGCTGAGCCTGGAGGTGCTGCGCTCCCACGGCGAGAGGCTGCTGCCTCACTACGCCCTGCCCAGGCGCCTGGAGATCATCGAGGAGATGCCTCGTTCGATGATCGGCAAGGTGCTGCGCCGTGAGGTGCATGAGCTGCTGGCGCGGCGAGACCGGCACGGCTGAGCGTCCTGCGCGGCGAGGCGGCTGGGCACCCGGCGTGCCGGGGGCTAGAGCAGTCCCTGCTCTGCCAGCACCTGGCGCAGCACCTCCACCTCACTGGCCTCGGCACGCACGAGCGGCAGCCGTACGGTCGCCGTCGGGATCCGGCCCTGCAGCTCCAGAGCCTCCTTGGCCATGACGGCGCCCTGACCGCCTCCCATGATGGCGGCCGTCAGCGGCCGCATCCGCTGGGCGACAGCCCGCGCCCCGGGCATGTCCCCGGCGTCGACCTCGGCCACCATCTCACGCCAGGAGTGCGCGTCAGCGTGGGCCACCACGGAGACCACACCGCTGGCCCCGTGCGCGAGCCAGGCGAAGTTGAGGCCGTCATCCCCGGAGTAGTAGGCCAGCCCTGTAGCGGCCATGCGGCGGAAGCCCTGCTCAACGTCGCCGGTAGCGTCCTTGACGGCGAGCACCCGCTCGTGCTCGG containing:
- a CDS encoding DUF3040 domain-containing protein; this translates as MALTEREQQVLRDLEEQLHEDDPTLVSSMRQGDRQPGRLSPRHVGAGVALVLLGLTVVIVGVAVGHGIVSILIGVAGFALAVWGVTLMLTRTESLRAGRGATRSAGTSRPARRASFMDRQSERWERRRDNER
- a CDS encoding MFS transporter → MTDAASEPAHASPPLGGVRAWLVLAPAAVIYVLAVAARTSFAVAVPQASERFPGGASMLATFVVLQLAVYALAQVPVGLLLDRFGSRRVLVTGGLVVACGQLLMATATSVPAAVAARVLVGAGDATAFISTLRLLPTWFPLGTVPLMSQLVSVFGQLGQVVSAVPFLALLHARGWTTTFATMSGISMAVAMTGLALIRDVPPGTQAGAQVGRRERTGTTMAVVMRHPGTWLGFFCHWIGMFPAAVLTLMWGVSWMTQGLGVSASTASAALTANTAAGVVGGMSAGILSSRLPAHRSTVVIVSALVSVGAWIAGLLLPQAVLAAFLAAVVLGVTAPYSGIGFDVARSLNAPSRWGTCTGLVNTGGFTATILAVELVGVVLDLTGGNRSAEDFRLAVATTAAVWLVGMAGLLVSRRATRRHLRSGRWQTSF
- the mraZ gene encoding division/cell wall cluster transcriptional repressor MraZ, whose amino-acid sequence is MFLGTHAPRLDDKGRLILPAKFREELAGGVVLTRGQEHCLYAFTTAEFERMYAQLREAPLAQKQARDYVRVMLSGADSQIPDKQGRITLPAPLRAYAGLSKDLAVIGAGARVEIWDAQAWQTYLAAQEQVFADTAEEIIPGFF
- the rsmH gene encoding 16S rRNA (cytosine(1402)-N(4))-methyltransferase RsmH; translated protein: MPTAPQPGPADAARDAEPTTDLAVQAASRHTPVLLQRCLDLLAPAIEGAQGPAVMIDCTLGMGGHTEGALRRFPTLTVVGIDRDPQAIELASARLEGFGSRFQAVRATYDEVDDVARHFSPYGDATVDAVLMDLGVSSLQLDDVERGFSYARPAPLDMRMDQSQGMTAQELLDTAEPGELVRILRTYGEERFASRIVEALVRARRSGHPVSSTQDLAELVRQAVPAATRRTGGHPAKRTFQALRIAVNAELEVLERAVPRALNALRVGGRLVVESYQSLEDRVVKQAIAAGTRASVPEDLPFVPETAAAYLQALTHGAEQADEEELAANPRSAPVRLRAVTRLRPAAEAPASEPAPPTTRRRHGRKTR
- a CDS encoding spermidine synthase; protein product: MTPRRRSRASSATTRSRQAPSLEDLPTGPVTTSLSVARLERRESGVLLLLDDTESSWIDLRDPAHLDFEYQQQMNAVLKVLMPEPRPVRAAHLGGAGCALARAWEARRPGSTQLAVEIDAVLAERVRRWFDLPRAPRLRIRVGDAAEVAPSLRPGEWDAVVRDVFARGSVPSGCQAVQFHAACLQALAPGGVYLANLPSLPRQEAGADLAAIREVFPAVMVVADPAHARGKRRGNLVALARREPWSAGERDEIERAVRRLPLPVRTWLPQDPALPRT
- the dinB gene encoding DNA polymerase IV translates to MSRAPRNEAARRSWGEDDSATPILHVDMDAFYASVELLEHPELVGCPVVVGGTDGRGVVSAASYEARAYGVSSAMSMSQALRRCPQAVVLPVRHAHYSRVSRQVMSILEQVTPVLEKVSVDEAFLDVSGARRRMGSPVVIGRWIRSQVRSQLGLPASVGIAATKFVAKLASSHAKPDGLLLVPAGATQDFLDVLPVGAMWGVGDKSAQALARWGITDVRTLAATDVRRLERILGTAAGRHLWDLAHGIDPRPVTVGREEKSVGTESTFFDTLTSREDARRVLLDQSHQCAERLRDSGTRARVVVLKARGADFTTLTRSRTLSAPTDLARDVFAVVESLFAGLPVPPGGYRLLGVRCEGLVRGDDGVQLALDEDPRRGASERAADAVRRRWGAAVVGPASLLPGRSQTRSRTQPPGPEEPRSRHRS